A single window of Ammospiza caudacuta isolate bAmmCau1 chromosome Z, bAmmCau1.pri, whole genome shotgun sequence DNA harbors:
- the LINGO2 gene encoding leucine-rich repeat and immunoglobulin-like domain-containing nogo receptor-interacting protein 2, with amino-acid sequence MRHTALSCWQLLLGLAVLLVFTSPTAGCPARCECSAQNKSVSCHRRRLMSIPEGIPIETKILDLSKNRLKSVNPEEFTSYPLLEEIDLSDNIVSNVEPGAFNNLFNLRSLRLKGNRLKLVPLGVFTGLSNLTKLDISENKIVILLDYMFQDLHNLKSLEVGDNDLVYISHRAFSGLLSLEQLTLERCNLTAVPTEALSHLHNLISLHLKQLNINALPAYAFKRLFRLKDLQIEAWPLLDMLPANSLYGLNLTSLSITNTNLSAVPYSAFKHLVYLTHLNLSYNPISTIEAGMLSDLVRLQELHMVGAQLRTIEPHAFQGLRFLRVLNVSQNLLETLEENVFHSSKSLEVLCINNNPLACDCRLLWILQRQPTLQFGGEPPMCAGPDSVRERSFRDFHSTALSFYFTCKKPKIQDKKLQYLVVEEGQTVQLMCNADGDPQPTISWVTPRRRLITTKSNGRATVLGDGTLEIRFAQDQDTGIYVCIASNAAGNDTYSASLTVKGFTSDRFLYANRTPMYMTDSNDTSSNGTNANSYSLDLKTILVSTAMGCFTFLGVVLFCFLLLFVWSRGKGKHKTSIDLEYVPRKNNGAVVEGEVSGPRRFNMKMI; translated from the coding sequence ATGCGTCACACAGCTCTATcatgctggcagctgctcctgggtcTGGCTGTGCTACTTGTCTTCACAAGCCCCACTGCGGGCTGCCCAGCCCGCTGTGAATGCTCAGCACAAAACAAGTCTGTCAGCTGTCACCGAAGACGCCTGATGTCCATCCCAGAAGGCATTCCCATTGAGACCAAAATCTTGGACCTCAGCAAGAACCGACTGAAAAGCGTTAACCCTGAGGAATTCACATCATACCCATTGCTGGAGGAGATTGACCTCAGCGACAATATTGTCTCCAACGTTGAGCCTGGAGCTTTTAACAATCTCTTCAACTTGCGCTCCTTGAGGCTGAAAGGAAACCGTCTGAAACTGGTCCCCCTTGGGGTGTTCACTGGGTTGTCAAACTTAACAAAGCTTGATATAAGTGAAAACAAGATTGTCATTTTGCTGGACTACATGTTTCAAGATCTGCATAACCTAAAATCCCTGGAGGTTGGGGACAATGATTTGGTGTATATATCACACAGGGCCTTTAGTGGGCTGCTtagcctggagcagctcaccCTGGAGAGATGCAACCTCACAGCTGTACCAACAGAAGCTCTTTCTCACCTCCACAACCTCATCAGCCTGCATTTGAAACAGCTCAACATTAATGCTTTGCCGGCGTACGCCTTTAAAAGACTGTTTCGCCTGAAGGACCTGCAGATAGAGGCCTGGCCGCTCCTGGACATGCTGCCTGCCAACAGTCTGTACGGTCTCAACCTGACTTCTCTATCCATCACAAACACCAACCTGTCTGCAGTACCTTACTCTGCTTTTAAACATCTGGTTTACCTGACACATCTCAACCTGTCTTACAACCCCATCAGCACCATCGAGGCAGGCATGCTGTCGGATTTAGTGcgcctgcaggagctccacatGGTGGGGGCACAGCTGCGCACCATTGAACCACATGCTTTCCAAGGGCTCCGATTCTTACGTGTGCTTAACGTGTCCCAAAACCTGTTAGAAACCCTAGAAGAGAATGTATTCCATTCCTCCAAAAGCCTTGAGGTCCTCTGCATTAACAACAACCCTCTGGCCTGTGACTGTCGTCTTCTTTGGATTTTGCAGCGGCAGCCCACCTTGCAGTTTGGTGGTGAGCCACCAATGTGTGCGGGCCCAGACAGTGTCAGAGAGAGGTCATTCAGAGActttcacagcacagctctctcCTTTTATTTCACCTGTAAGAAGCCCAAGATACAAGACAAGAAGTTGCAGTACCTGGTAGTGGAGGAAGGACAGACCGTGCAGCTGATGTGCAATGCTGATGGGGACCCACAGCCTACCATCTCCTGGGTTACCCCACGCCGGAGGCTGATCACAACTAAATCAAATGGTAGAGCCACTGTGCTGGGAGATGGCACCCTGGAGATACGATTTGCCCAAGACCAGGACACTGGGATCTATGTCTGTATTGCAAGTAACGCAGCTGGGAATGACACCTACTCAGCCTCCCTGACAGTAAAGGGGTTTACTTCAGACCGTTTCCTTTATGCCAACAGGACCCCTATGTATATGACAGACTCCAACGACACAAGTTCTAATGGAACTAATGCAAACAGCTACTCTCTGGACCTTAAGACAATATTGGTGTCCACAGCTATGGGCTGTTTCACATTCCTTGgagtggttttattttgtttccttcttctttttgtgTGGAGCCGAGGGAAAGgcaaacacaaaaccagcatTGACCTTGAATATGTCCCTCGCAAAAACAATGGTGCTGTGGTTGAAGGGGAGGTTTCTGGACCACGAAGGTTCAATATGAAAATGATTTGA